One Nostoc punctiforme PCC 73102 DNA window includes the following coding sequences:
- a CDS encoding peptidoglycan-binding protein, with protein sequence MENLAYLHLAFAYEDSTPSELVSLSSLFNKAAAPDWKRLSGRAWKYMLPLALSLSIIGAVSSVMALEKGDQGPSVRNLQQKLKTAGFYQASVTQVYDVSTQEAVRRFQKAVGLPVDGIVGASTLQKLENWQAKKSSTTTTQAKKATVVSTQAKKPSTTSSVRSATNQRRNPNYLAKGDEGEDVRALQERLRIAGFYYGNATGIFGPITEESVKRFQDSYKLSVDGIAGPATLRKLPGIGIGDGEEAPKKVVNRDKLRVGDRGESVRIIQEQLIQAGYLEGEPNGYYGPYTADAVRRFQAANFLAASGVAGPTTRAKLYSSVNTAKKSEFNTLEIQTRLRERGFYKGKLNGVMADDTKKAIKQAQEFYGISLKDLKSGRF encoded by the coding sequence ATGGAAAATCTTGCGTATTTGCACCTAGCTTTCGCCTACGAAGACAGCACACCCAGTGAATTGGTATCCCTCAGTTCTTTGTTTAACAAAGCAGCTGCACCAGACTGGAAAAGGCTTTCTGGTAGGGCTTGGAAGTATATGTTGCCCCTTGCTCTGTCATTGTCCATTATTGGCGCTGTCAGCAGCGTTATGGCACTGGAAAAAGGCGATCAAGGTCCCTCTGTTAGAAATCTCCAACAAAAGTTGAAAACAGCAGGTTTTTACCAAGCTTCTGTTACCCAAGTATATGATGTATCCACACAAGAGGCTGTGCGGCGCTTCCAAAAAGCCGTCGGTTTACCAGTGGACGGCATTGTTGGAGCAAGCACCCTGCAAAAGTTAGAAAACTGGCAAGCTAAAAAGTCCAGTACTACGACAACACAAGCAAAAAAAGCCACTGTTGTCAGTACACAAGCTAAAAAGCCCAGTACTACTAGTTCGGTTCGTTCAGCCACCAACCAACGCCGTAATCCTAACTACCTTGCTAAGGGTGATGAAGGTGAAGATGTCAGAGCCTTGCAAGAACGCTTAAGAATCGCAGGCTTTTATTATGGGAACGCCACAGGAATATTTGGCCCAATTACCGAAGAATCTGTGAAGCGGTTCCAAGATTCTTACAAATTAAGCGTTGATGGAATTGCTGGCCCCGCAACATTGCGTAAATTGCCAGGAATTGGCATTGGCGATGGAGAAGAGGCTCCTAAAAAGGTTGTCAATCGAGATAAACTCCGTGTAGGCGATCGCGGTGAGTCAGTTAGAATCATCCAAGAACAATTGATCCAGGCAGGATATTTAGAGGGAGAGCCAAATGGCTACTATGGCCCCTACACTGCCGATGCTGTACGAAGATTCCAGGCAGCTAATTTCTTAGCAGCAAGTGGCGTTGCTGGCCCAACTACACGAGCTAAGTTATATAGCTCAGTTAATACTGCTAAAAAAAGCGAATTTAATACCCTGGAAATCCAAACGCGACTACGGGAGCGGGGTTTTTATAAAGGCAAGCTGAACGGTGTAATGGCAGATGACACCAAAAAAGCGATTAAACAAGCCCAAGAATTCTACGGCATCAGCCTCAAGGATCTTAAGAGCGGACGCTTTTAA
- a CDS encoding Fur family transcriptional regulator, with amino-acid sequence MTVYTTTSLKAELNERGWRLTPQRETILHIFQELPQGEHLSAEDLYHRLETDGEGISLSTIYRTLKLMARMGILRELELGEGHKHYEINQPYPHHHHHLICVRCNSTIEFKNDSILKIGSKTAQKEGFHLLDCQMTIHAVCPKCQRALMPL; translated from the coding sequence ATGACTGTCTACACAACTACTTCACTCAAGGCAGAACTGAACGAACGAGGCTGGCGATTAACTCCCCAGCGCGAAACAATTTTACACATTTTTCAAGAACTTCCGCAAGGTGAACATTTAAGTGCGGAAGATCTTTATCATCGGCTAGAAACTGATGGTGAAGGGATCAGTCTGTCAACTATTTATCGGACTTTGAAGTTGATGGCGAGGATGGGAATTTTACGGGAATTAGAACTGGGTGAAGGACATAAGCATTATGAGATCAACCAGCCCTATCCTCATCATCACCATCACTTGATTTGTGTTAGATGCAACTCAACTATTGAGTTTAAAAATGATTCAATTTTAAAAATTGGCTCGAAAACCGCTCAAAAAGAAGGTTTTCACCTGCTTGATTGTCAAATGACAATCCATGCAGTGTGTCCCAAGTGCCAACGGGCGCTGATGCCGCTTTAG
- the cobN gene encoding cobaltochelatase subunit CobN codes for MHRISSTSGGWNQSEGLIFLEQTPAPFVLITAADTDIQTLAVAVTKLPPQFPALRVANLLQLQQQLSIDTYGEQVLELAQVIILRLLGGRSYWGYGLEVVQEIVQRNGRTLIVMPGDDAFDPDLISQSTVPLGVANQVWQYFSEGGVENFVNALQFISDTCLLTAYNPLPPRPIPRVGLYEWGAGGQGSRGAALLYETLRERLRSVTKEQGGSRELELRSSTFEPDESTSELRSSTSELDESTSEPQGFQCPMPHAPCLMPKVGILFYRAHYLAGNTKVIDALCQALVQKNLQPVPVFVSSLREPDVQAELSEFFQPKEAESIAVLLNTTSFSLARLESETPQTELWEKLDVPVLQVILSGGSIEQWESQFQGLSPRDIGMNVALPEVDGRIITRAVSFKAVQTRNPHLETDVVIYEPVSDRIEFVAQLAANWARLRSKPPQERRIALILANYPNRNGRLANGVGLDTPASCVEILQALHQAGYEVENPPAQGDELIQRLTNGVTNDAEGREWLPVHQSVSWEEYQEYFASLPPAVQQGITERWKMGQSAGGKGESSSPLLPAPCPPASIPVPGIQIGNIFVGIQPARGYDNDPSLNYHAPDLEPTHDYLAFYYWVRETFGADAVVHVGKHGNLEWLPGKSVALSNNCYPEVAFGSLPHLYPFIVNDPGEGSQAKRRAQAVIIDHLTPPMTRAELYGSLQQLENLIDEYYEADSLDPSRLPVIRDRIHELVIKENLHLDLGIQNETEIFKSESLVLNSIGGYLCELKEAQIRDGLHIFGQCPQGKQLRDLIVAIARIPNRHSSGITRAIAQDWGLDFDPLTADLSMPSGEYSIVNGTECRTIGDIVEVLEEHAALLVEQLINQDSEFRIQESCRDAIHRVSTWIRDRLLPALQQTDREITHLLHGLDGGYVPSAPSGAPTRGRPEVLPTGRNFYSVDIRAIPTETAWDIGRKAAETLVEYYTQENGEYPRTLGLSLWGTATMRTGGDDIAEALALLGVKPVWDGAARRVVDFEILPLAILGRPRVDVTLRISGFFRDAFPNLIDLFDQAVSAVADLDEPPEQNPLADAVRQETELWTSQGLTLEEAVVRSHYRIFGSRPGAYGAGLQGLIESQNWTDDEDLARAYINWSSYAYSSGNLVGEQGAGGAGEDKIANPQSSVPSPQSPVPNTEAFKQRLSQMQVVLHNQDNREHDLLDSDDYYQFQGGLTAAVRSLQGKNPKTYFGDNSIPAQPRVRQLKEEISRVYRSRVVNPKWIAGVMRHGYKGAFEMAATVDFLFAYDATAKCVEDYMYQGIVEAYLLDPVVSEFIQEKNPYALRDIAEKLLEAHKRNLWEDVNIGTLEALRNLVHQAEAVIEEKSMV; via the coding sequence ATGCATCGTATAAGTAGCACATCGGGTGGATGGAATCAATCAGAGGGTTTAATTTTTCTAGAACAAACTCCAGCGCCTTTCGTGTTGATTACGGCTGCTGATACCGACATTCAAACTTTGGCAGTTGCGGTTACGAAATTACCTCCACAATTTCCTGCCTTAAGAGTCGCTAATCTGTTGCAATTGCAGCAACAGTTGAGCATAGATACTTATGGAGAGCAAGTTTTGGAGCTTGCCCAGGTAATTATTTTGCGCCTATTAGGAGGACGTTCTTATTGGGGTTATGGCTTAGAAGTAGTGCAAGAAATTGTGCAACGTAATGGTAGAACCCTCATTGTAATGCCAGGGGACGACGCTTTTGATCCCGACTTAATTTCTCAGTCTACCGTGCCTTTAGGTGTTGCTAACCAGGTATGGCAGTATTTTAGTGAAGGCGGAGTAGAAAATTTTGTTAATGCTCTGCAATTTATCTCTGATACTTGCCTGTTAACTGCATACAATCCCCTGCCACCCCGACCGATTCCGCGCGTGGGATTGTATGAATGGGGAGCAGGGGGGCAGGGGAGCAGGGGGGCAGCACTTCTCTACGAGACGCTGCGCGAACGGCTACGCTCAGTGACCAAGGAGCAGGGGGGCAGCAGAGAGTTAGAACTTCGTTCATCCACCTTTGAACCGGATGAATCCACCTCGGAACTCCGTTCATCCACCTCGGAACTGGATGAATCCACCTCAGAACCTCAAGGCTTCCAATGCCCAATGCCCCATGCCCCATGCCTCATGCCCAAAGTCGGCATCCTCTTCTACCGCGCTCATTATTTAGCTGGAAACACCAAGGTAATTGATGCTTTATGCCAAGCCTTGGTACAGAAAAATTTACAACCAGTGCCAGTGTTTGTTTCCTCATTGCGTGAACCCGATGTTCAAGCGGAGTTGAGTGAATTTTTCCAACCCAAAGAAGCCGAATCAATAGCTGTGCTGCTGAATACTACCAGTTTTTCACTAGCACGCTTGGAAAGCGAAACACCCCAAACCGAACTGTGGGAAAAATTAGATGTGCCTGTGTTGCAGGTAATCCTCAGTGGCGGATCAATTGAGCAGTGGGAGTCACAGTTTCAAGGGCTTTCTCCCCGCGATATTGGGATGAATGTGGCGCTACCAGAAGTAGATGGGCGGATTATTACGCGTGCTGTGTCTTTTAAAGCCGTGCAAACTCGTAATCCCCATTTAGAGACAGATGTGGTAATTTATGAACCAGTCAGCGATCGCATTGAGTTCGTTGCTCAACTAGCAGCAAATTGGGCGCGTCTACGTTCCAAACCACCCCAAGAACGGCGAATTGCCCTAATTTTGGCAAATTACCCCAACCGCAATGGACGGCTTGCTAATGGTGTGGGACTCGATACCCCAGCTAGTTGTGTAGAAATCCTGCAAGCTTTACATCAGGCTGGGTATGAAGTAGAAAATCCACCTGCTCAAGGAGATGAGTTGATTCAACGGCTGACAAATGGCGTAACCAACGATGCGGAAGGTAGAGAATGGCTTCCGGTACACCAAAGTGTCTCTTGGGAAGAATATCAAGAATATTTCGCTTCATTACCGCCAGCAGTTCAGCAAGGTATTACTGAAAGGTGGAAAATGGGGCAAAGTGCGGGAGGCAAAGGTGAAAGCTCTTCTCCCCTGCTCCCTGCTCCCTGCCCCCCTGCCTCTATCCCCGTTCCCGGAATCCAAATCGGCAACATCTTCGTGGGAATTCAGCCAGCAAGAGGTTATGATAATGACCCCAGTTTGAATTATCATGCGCCAGATTTAGAACCAACCCATGATTATTTAGCTTTCTACTATTGGGTTAGAGAAACTTTTGGTGCTGATGCTGTAGTTCATGTAGGGAAACACGGAAATCTAGAATGGCTACCTGGTAAAAGCGTGGCTTTATCTAATAATTGTTATCCAGAAGTGGCTTTCGGCTCACTTCCCCACCTGTACCCGTTTATTGTCAACGATCCTGGTGAAGGTTCCCAAGCCAAACGTCGCGCTCAAGCGGTGATTATAGATCACTTAACGCCGCCGATGACTCGTGCGGAACTCTACGGTTCTTTGCAACAGTTAGAAAATTTAATTGATGAGTATTATGAAGCGGATAGTTTAGATCCTTCACGTTTGCCAGTAATTCGCGATCGCATCCACGAACTGGTGATCAAAGAAAATCTCCATCTAGATTTGGGAATCCAAAATGAAACAGAAATTTTTAAGTCTGAATCTCTAGTTTTGAATTCCATCGGTGGTTATCTTTGTGAATTGAAAGAAGCCCAAATCCGCGACGGGTTGCACATTTTTGGGCAATGTCCCCAAGGAAAGCAGCTGCGAGATTTAATAGTAGCGATCGCTCGCATACCCAATCGCCATTCTTCAGGTATTACCCGCGCCATAGCTCAAGATTGGGGTTTAGACTTCGACCCCCTCACAGCAGATTTGTCAATGCCTAGCGGTGAATACTCAATAGTCAATGGCACAGAGTGCCGCACCATTGGCGATATAGTTGAAGTCCTAGAAGAACACGCCGCCCTTTTAGTAGAACAACTAATAAATCAGGATTCAGAATTCAGAATTCAGGAATCTTGTAGAGACGCGATTCATCGCGTCTCTACCTGGATACGCGATCGCCTGCTTCCAGCTTTACAACAAACCGATCGAGAAATCACCCATTTATTACATGGGCTTGATGGCGGTTACGTCCCCAGTGCCCCATCTGGCGCACCCACGCGCGGCCGCCCAGAAGTTCTACCAACAGGGAGAAACTTTTATTCTGTCGATATTCGCGCCATTCCCACAGAGACAGCTTGGGATATCGGCAGAAAAGCCGCCGAAACCCTCGTAGAATATTACACTCAAGAGAATGGTGAGTATCCCAGAACACTAGGCTTATCATTGTGGGGAACAGCCACCATGAGAACAGGCGGTGATGACATAGCCGAAGCGTTAGCTTTGCTGGGAGTCAAACCTGTATGGGATGGTGCAGCGCGGCGAGTAGTAGATTTTGAAATTTTGCCCCTAGCGATTTTGGGACGGCCCCGTGTAGATGTCACCTTGCGAATTTCAGGATTCTTCCGCGATGCTTTTCCCAACTTAATTGACTTATTCGATCAAGCAGTATCAGCAGTAGCAGATTTGGATGAACCACCAGAACAAAATCCCCTTGCAGATGCAGTTCGCCAAGAAACTGAATTGTGGACAAGCCAAGGATTAACTTTAGAAGAAGCCGTGGTGCGATCGCACTATCGCATCTTTGGTTCTCGCCCAGGTGCTTACGGCGCAGGACTCCAAGGTTTAATCGAATCGCAAAACTGGACAGACGATGAAGATTTAGCCCGTGCTTACATTAACTGGAGTTCTTACGCCTATTCTTCGGGAAATTTGGTAGGGGAGCAGGGAGCAGGGGGAGCAGGGGAGGATAAAATTGCCAATCCCCAATCCTCAGTCCCCAGTCCCCAGTCCCCAGTCCCCAATACCGAAGCCTTCAAGCAACGCTTATCCCAGATGCAAGTTGTCCTGCACAATCAAGATAACCGCGAACACGACCTACTCGATTCTGATGATTATTACCAATTTCAGGGTGGTTTAACAGCAGCCGTGCGTTCTCTACAGGGAAAAAACCCCAAAACATATTTTGGTGATAATTCCATACCTGCCCAACCACGAGTCCGCCAACTCAAAGAAGAAATTTCACGGGTGTATCGTTCTCGTGTAGTTAATCCTAAGTGGATTGCAGGAGTTATGCGCCACGGTTACAAAGGTGCTTTTGAAATGGCGGCGACAGTAGATTTTTTATTCGCCTACGACGCTACAGCTAAATGTGTAGAAGATTATATGTATCAAGGCATAGTAGAGGCTTACTTGCTCGATCCAGTTGTGTCAGAATTTATTCAGGAAAAGAACCCTTATGCTCTGCGTGATATTGCTGAAAAATTATTAGAAGCACATAAGCGCAATTTGTGGGAGGATGTAAATATAGGAACATTAGAAGCTTTGAGGAACCTAGTACATCAAGCTGAAGCAGTTATCGAAGAAAAATCAATGGTGTAG
- a CDS encoding metallophosphoesterase family protein yields the protein MNLKRRQFLFLSSFSAIGTGFLAWMLADKNHQSADITDSTTAIAANPVKKDLLLRFVSVADTGTGARGQYAVAGAMNAYHKQNPYDLVVLAGDNIYNNGEIEKISAVFERPYQPLLKQGVKFQACLGNHDIRTDNGDPQVKYIGFNMKGRYYTFKRNQVQFFALDTNSNADWKNQLPWLEKELSISNAPWKVVFGHHPIYSSGQYGSNADFIKTFTPLFQKYGVQLYINGHEHNYERTRAIDGTTYLICGAGAGNRPVGRSEWTKYSTSDLSFASYEVYKDRIEISAIATDNRVFDKGIIQLKSA from the coding sequence ATGAACTTAAAACGCCGTCAATTTTTATTTTTAAGTAGCTTTAGCGCCATTGGTACAGGATTTTTAGCCTGGATGTTAGCTGATAAAAATCATCAAAGTGCTGATATTACCGATTCAACTACAGCTATAGCCGCCAACCCAGTCAAAAAAGACTTGTTATTACGTTTTGTATCTGTGGCTGATACGGGGACTGGGGCTAGAGGACAGTATGCTGTGGCTGGAGCAATGAATGCCTATCACAAACAAAATCCTTATGATTTAGTCGTTTTAGCTGGAGACAATATTTACAATAACGGTGAAATTGAAAAAATTAGTGCAGTTTTTGAGCGTCCTTATCAACCTTTGCTGAAACAAGGCGTGAAATTTCAGGCTTGTTTAGGTAATCACGATATTCGTACTGATAATGGCGATCCACAAGTCAAGTATATCGGTTTTAATATGAAGGGACGTTATTATACATTTAAACGTAATCAGGTACAATTTTTTGCTTTAGATACTAACAGTAATGCTGATTGGAAAAACCAGCTACCTTGGTTAGAAAAAGAATTAAGTATTAGTAATGCTCCTTGGAAAGTAGTGTTTGGACATCATCCGATTTATTCATCGGGTCAGTATGGGAGTAATGCAGATTTTATTAAAACTTTCACTCCTCTATTTCAAAAATACGGTGTTCAACTTTATATCAATGGTCACGAACACAATTATGAACGCACTCGTGCTATTGATGGGACAACTTATTTAATTTGTGGTGCAGGTGCTGGTAATCGTCCTGTAGGGCGTTCTGAGTGGACAAAGTATTCTACGAGTGACTTAAGCTTTGCCTCTTATGAAGTATATAAAGATAGAATAGAAATAAGTGCGATCGCTACTGATAATCGTGTTTTTGATAAAGGTATTATTCAATTAAAATCAGCTTAG
- a CDS encoding group I truncated hemoglobin translates to MKIKNLFPKVFWLTLVCITIMVVTIFKLSPSLARSTSTPPVELSAARVTIAHNSAGSSLYKRLGGYNAIAAVIDDSAKNIFADPLIGKYFIGLSTNSKQRLRELLIAQFCQAAGGPCIYTGRTMKLSHSGIGRGLTNGEFYAFVNDIALALDKNGVKQPEKNQVLGFANSLRDQIVEKP, encoded by the coding sequence ATGAAAATAAAAAACCTATTCCCAAAGGTTTTCTGGTTGACATTAGTTTGTATCACAATCATGGTTGTGACTATTTTCAAGTTAAGCCCTAGTTTGGCTCGTTCCACATCAACACCGCCAGTTGAACTATCAGCAGCGAGAGTAACCATAGCCCATAATTCAGCAGGAAGTTCTCTTTATAAGAGATTAGGAGGCTACAACGCAATTGCCGCCGTCATTGACGATTCCGCAAAAAACATATTTGCTGACCCATTGATTGGTAAATACTTTATTGGCTTGAGTACTAACTCAAAACAACGGCTGCGTGAGTTGCTGATAGCTCAATTCTGCCAAGCAGCAGGTGGCCCTTGTATATATACTGGCCGGACTATGAAGCTTTCTCATAGTGGAATTGGTAGAGGTCTAACTAACGGTGAATTTTATGCTTTTGTTAATGATATAGCGCTAGCCCTTGATAAAAATGGGGTCAAGCAACCAGAGAAAAACCAAGTGCTGGGATTTGCCAATAGTCTTAGAGACCAGATTGTTGAAAAGCCTTAA
- a CDS encoding GAF domain-containing sensor histidine kinase — translation MLSSPDLSFSRTLPIVVFNQLGELLEQMAQTVGSATLVLTEAVLARISIPVEWQRQRFTLVVSGQFSALLLGNFEEGQGSRGAGEQGGSTSLRDAARTTTLSDQGAGGQEIHSLLSTQNSALNARLTFNLEAIASFLHELRDLFECDSYTHQNLERFCQIIGPNDATLQSKFSLLLLEYLLTQPNQEIIAPPSPTAPAVYICQPVEDALKKQISQERLLNQVTTQIRKSLDLPVIMATAITQVREFLELDRLVIYKFEASKVKTQEYQSSTDEDNGKGSTSISVNNQSLLEDYQQHRGYIVYEARATDAITCVLNYTEKNCFMRTSQCWEKYRQGFTLAVDDVEKTYALEECLLNFLRESQVRAKLAAPIILENKLWGLLIAHQCNEPRQWIDSEKNLLIAIAEQLAIAIYQAELMQTLTQEKQTLEQRVIERTIGLRDALLAAEAANRLRSEFLATISHELLTPLTYVIGMSSTLLRWPLGELSQRQRDYLQTIHDSGEHLLEMINDILDLSQIEAGKTALNISEFSLVNVAEKALESLRNKATSEQINLNLDLQIDPSRDRFTADAERVAQILSNLLTNAIKFTPESGNVTLRLWVEDDTAIFQVEDTGIGIREEQLPLLFEKFQQLDTPYRRRYEGTGLGLALTKQLVELHRGRIEVESTISIGSIFTVWIPTQAMRVLS, via the coding sequence ATGCTTAGTTCTCCTGATTTGAGCTTTTCTCGAACCTTGCCTATTGTTGTATTTAATCAGCTTGGGGAATTGTTGGAACAAATGGCTCAAACAGTGGGAAGTGCCACTCTGGTACTGACAGAAGCTGTTTTGGCGCGGATTTCCATACCTGTGGAGTGGCAAAGGCAAAGGTTTACGTTGGTGGTTTCTGGGCAGTTTAGTGCGCTTTTGTTAGGAAATTTTGAGGAAGGGCAGGGGAGCAGAGGGGCAGGGGAGCAGGGGGGCAGCACTTCTCTACGAGACGCTGCGCGAACGACTACGCTCAGTGACCAAGGAGCAGGGGGGCAGGAAATTCACTCTCTACTCAGCACTCAGAACTCAGCACTCAATGCTAGATTGACATTTAATTTAGAGGCGATCGCTTCTTTTCTGCATGAATTGAGAGACTTGTTTGAGTGCGATTCCTATACTCACCAAAATCTCGAACGCTTTTGCCAAATTATTGGGCCCAATGATGCTACCCTCCAAAGTAAGTTCTCGCTGTTGCTATTAGAATATCTCCTAACTCAGCCAAACCAAGAAATAATAGCACCTCCAAGCCCAACTGCGCCGGCAGTTTATATCTGTCAGCCAGTGGAAGATGCCTTAAAAAAACAGATTTCCCAAGAACGGTTGTTGAATCAGGTAACAACGCAGATCCGCAAAAGCTTGGATTTGCCTGTCATTATGGCAACGGCAATTACACAGGTGCGTGAGTTTCTAGAATTAGACCGATTAGTAATCTATAAATTTGAAGCTTCTAAAGTCAAGACTCAAGAATACCAGTCTTCTACAGATGAGGATAACGGGAAAGGCTCAACTTCTATCTCAGTAAATAATCAATCCTTACTAGAAGACTACCAACAGCATAGGGGTTACATTGTCTATGAAGCCCGTGCTACAGATGCGATTACCTGCGTGTTGAATTACACAGAAAAAAATTGCTTTATGCGAACCTCTCAATGTTGGGAGAAGTATCGCCAAGGCTTTACCTTAGCTGTGGATGATGTCGAAAAAACTTATGCTCTAGAAGAGTGTTTGTTGAATTTTTTAAGGGAAAGCCAAGTGCGGGCTAAGTTGGCAGCACCGATTATACTTGAGAACAAGCTGTGGGGGCTGCTGATTGCTCATCAGTGCAATGAACCACGCCAATGGATTGATAGCGAAAAAAACTTGCTGATTGCGATCGCCGAACAATTAGCGATCGCCATTTACCAAGCTGAGTTAATGCAAACCCTCACCCAAGAAAAACAAACTCTCGAACAACGAGTTATTGAACGCACAATCGGACTACGTGATGCTCTCCTCGCCGCCGAAGCTGCTAACCGCCTCAGAAGTGAATTTCTCGCTACTATCAGTCACGAATTACTCACGCCTTTAACTTATGTGATTGGGATGTCTTCTACCTTGTTACGCTGGCCTTTGGGTGAATTGAGTCAACGACAACGCGATTATCTGCAAACAATCCACGATAGTGGAGAACATTTATTAGAAATGATTAATGACATCCTCGATTTATCGCAAATCGAGGCTGGTAAGACAGCTTTAAATATTTCGGAATTTTCTTTGGTGAATGTTGCAGAAAAGGCTTTAGAGTCACTGCGAAACAAAGCAACAAGCGAACAAATCAATCTCAACCTTGATTTGCAAATCGATCCCAGTCGCGATCGCTTTACCGCCGATGCCGAACGAGTAGCACAAATTCTCTCGAATCTGTTAACTAATGCCATTAAATTCACTCCCGAAAGTGGTAACGTTACCTTGCGCCTTTGGGTGGAGGATGATACCGCTATTTTTCAAGTTGAAGATACCGGTATTGGTATACGCGAAGAACAGTTACCATTACTTTTTGAGAAATTTCAGCAACTCGATACACCCTATCGCCGCCGCTATGAAGGCACTGGACTTGGATTAGCTTTAACTAAACAACTTGTAGAACTCCATCGGGGTCGAATTGAAGTAGAATCAACCATCAGTATTGGCTCCATTTTTACTGTATGGATACCAACTCAGGCAATGAGAGTGCTGAGTTAG
- a CDS encoding ATP-grasp domain-containing protein, with translation MLDNLSLLLKACENLNISYKIIHPTENLVKIKLNNKQHYFCNYSTPIINQAVAQIIKDKEYTYHILKNKVKLPRTVGFLSPFCDLQYKIYLKFPSFEDIILEIKKTFETPVIVKRNSGSSGHNVFLCQNTDEVETALKEIFNINNKKYDYVAIAQEFIHIKSEYRAVFLNKELVLLYEKDITNAKFAGNLSPLHWDGAKAKYIKDPQILSEIANFAKPIFEELDIDYGGLDIVLDRDNQYWLIEINSHPNYTIFTRDNGEEPVLRIFEKMLLSLASN, from the coding sequence ATGTTAGATAACCTTTCCCTATTGCTTAAAGCTTGTGAAAATTTAAATATCAGTTATAAAATTATTCATCCGACTGAAAACTTAGTAAAAATAAAACTGAATAATAAACAACATTATTTTTGTAATTATAGTACTCCGATAATAAATCAAGCAGTAGCACAAATTATTAAAGACAAAGAATATACTTACCATATTTTAAAGAACAAAGTTAAACTTCCTCGAACAGTAGGTTTTCTTTCCCCTTTTTGTGACCTGCAATATAAGATTTACTTAAAATTTCCAAGTTTTGAAGATATTATATTAGAAATAAAAAAAACTTTTGAAACGCCTGTAATTGTTAAACGTAATTCTGGCTCAAGTGGACATAACGTTTTTTTATGTCAGAATACAGATGAAGTTGAAACTGCTTTAAAAGAGATTTTTAATATCAATAATAAAAAGTATGATTACGTTGCGATCGCTCAAGAGTTCATTCACATAAAATCTGAGTATAGAGCCGTTTTTCTAAATAAAGAGTTAGTTCTGCTCTATGAAAAAGATATAACTAATGCAAAATTTGCAGGCAACCTCAGCCCTCTTCACTGGGATGGTGCGAAAGCAAAGTATATCAAAGATCCACAAATATTGTCAGAGATTGCTAATTTTGCTAAACCAATTTTTGAAGAATTAGACATTGATTATGGTGGTTTAGATATAGTCTTAGATCGAGATAACCAATATTGGTTAATTGAAATAAATTCTCACCCAAATTATACTATTTTCACTAGAGACAATGGAGAGGAACCTGTGTTGAGAATTTTTGAAAAAATGCTCCTTAGCCTAGCCTCAAATTGA
- a CDS encoding GAF domain-containing protein: protein MTQQELPPALKNIVESSQTPDTLFDELLAALGDFLQSDRCFLCLHNPHNNLTKVAFCWIRTPDIPIVYNEDWEALPTSLADEDPMFAAALRAKPSIFVEDVETADSQILNREFEKKNFGHRALIHAHIRENGQLWGILQPCIFGHPRIWTEYERGVINNLVEKITPLTVSYVKSAFD, encoded by the coding sequence ATGACTCAGCAAGAACTTCCTCCTGCACTCAAAAATATTGTAGAATCATCTCAAACACCAGATACTCTATTTGATGAACTGTTGGCAGCACTAGGCGATTTTTTACAATCTGATAGATGTTTTCTATGCCTACATAATCCACACAATAACCTTACTAAAGTTGCCTTTTGTTGGATTCGCACTCCAGATATACCTATCGTCTACAATGAAGACTGGGAAGCGCTGCCCACATCTTTAGCAGATGAAGATCCGATGTTTGCGGCTGCGTTACGTGCCAAACCTTCAATCTTTGTCGAAGATGTAGAAACTGCTGATTCTCAAATTTTAAATCGGGAATTTGAAAAGAAGAATTTTGGACATCGCGCCCTGATTCATGCCCATATCCGCGAGAATGGTCAACTTTGGGGAATTTTACAACCATGTATTTTTGGTCATCCCAGAATTTGGACTGAATATGAGCGAGGAGTGATTAATAATCTTGTCGAAAAAATCACGCCTTTAACAGTTTCTTATGTCAAGTCTGCTTTTGATTAG